The following proteins are co-located in the Rhea pennata isolate bPtePen1 chromosome 2, bPtePen1.pri, whole genome shotgun sequence genome:
- the COLEC12 gene encoding collectin-12 isoform X1, translating to MKDDFAEEEEVQSFGYKRFGIQEGTQCTKCKNNWALKFSIILLYILCALLTITVAILGYKVVEKMDNVTGGLETSHRRYTEKLTEVESGLKKLDDQAGQKAMNTNTELSSFRSDILSLRQQLHDIAEKTTRNKDTLEKLQESGNVLDDRQSQMKSILDSNSFMIISVNKTLQAYTGYINNLQQDTSNIQTNLQNQVHSHNVVIMNLNNLNLTQIQQRNLISVLQKSMEDTSLAILRIKNDFQNLQQVVLQARKDTDWLKEKVQNLQTLAANNSALAKANNDTLEDMNNQLSSFSGQMENITTIAQANEQNLKDLQEQHKEYENRTSAKFNQLEERFQVFETDVVNIISNISYTAHHLRTLTGNLNEVRTTCTDTLSKHSDELIFMNSTLANIRLDSTSLKMQQDLMRSRLDVEVANLSVIMEEMKLVDSKHGQLIKNFTILQGPPGPRGPKGDRGPAGPLGPAGLKGQKGEKGEPGPPGPAGEKGPPGPAGPPGEKGGKGSRGSPGSKGQRGSPGKTGLPGPSGDPGPPGPQGKDGPPGPQGPPGFQGLQGTVGEPGVPGPRGLPGLPGVPGLPGPKGPPGPPGPPGPGMPMALQSEPTSVPEANGCSPRWKNYTEKCYYFSIEREIFEEAKLFCEEKASRLVIINNKEEQQWLKRQILGKGSFWIGLTDSEKENEWRWLDGSLPVYTNWKTGQPDNWSHGHGPGEDCAGLIYAGLWNDFYCEDVNNFICEKDMDKGISPPGLTELA from the exons GTATTCAGGAGGGGACTCAATGTaccaaatgtaaaaataattggGCACTGAAGTTTTCCATCATcctattatatattttatgtgcCCTGTTAACAATTACAGTAGCCATTCTGGGATATAAAG TTGTAGAAAAAATGGACAATGTCACAGGTGGCCTGGAAACGTCCCACAGAAGATATACAGAAAAACTCACAGAGGTGGAGAGTGGTCTGAAGAAATTAG ATGACCAAGCTGGACAAAAAGCCATGAATACAAACACTGAACTGTCTAGCTTCAGATCTGATATTCTGTCTCTTCGTCAGCAGCTTCATGACATTGCAGAGAAAACAACTAGAAATAAAGATACACTGGAGAAGCTGCAAGAGTCTGGAAATGTATTAGATGATAGACAGAGCCAAATGAAAAGCATCTTAGATAGCAACTCTTTCATGATTATCAGTGTCAATAAGACTCTTCAGGCATATACTGGCTATATCAACAATCTTCAACAGGACACAAGTAATATCCAAACAAATTTGCAAAACCAAGTGCATTCTCATAATGTGGTCATCATGAACCTGAACAATTTAAACCTGACACAAATACAGCAAAGAAATCTTATCAGTGTTCTGCAGAAGTCAATGGAAGATACAAGTTTGGCTATCCTAAGAATCAAAAATGACTTCCAAAATCTGCAGCAGGTTGTCCTTCAAGCCCGGAAAGACACTGATTGGCTTAAGGAGAAAGTACAAAATTTACAGACTTTAGCAGCCAACAACTCAGCATTGGCAAAAGCTAACAACGATACGCTTGAAGACATGAACAATCAGCTCAGCTCCTTCAGTGGGCAAATGGAGAACATCACCACAATTGCCCAAGCGAACGAACAAAATCTAAAGGATCTCCAGGAACAGcataaagaatatgaaaatagaACTTCTGCCAAATTCAACCAGCTGGAAGAGCGATTCCAGGTCTTTGAGACCGATGTAGTCAATATCATCAGCAACATCAGCTACACTGCCCATCATCTACGGACACTGACTGGCAATCTCAATGAGGTCAGGACAACTTGTACAGACACCTTAAGTAAACATTCAGATGAGCTGATTTTTATGAACAGCACACTAGCCAATATTCGCTTAGACTCTACATCTCTCAAGATGCAGCAGGATTTGATGAGGTCAAGACTAGATGTTGAAGTTGCCAATTTGTCAGTAATTATGGAAGAAATGAAGCTAGTAGATTCCAAACATGGCCAGCTCATCAAGAACTTCACTATCCTGCAAG GTCCTCCTGGTCCAAGGGGACCTAAAGGTGACAGAGGACCTGCAGGTCCTCTCGGCCCCGCTGGTctaaaaggacaaaaaggagagaagggagagccAGGACCTCCAGGACCTGCAGGTGAAAAGGGCCCACCTGGGCCAGCTGGGCCaccaggagaaaaaggagggaaaggtTCGAGAGGATCACCTGGCTCCAAAGGTCAGAGAGGCTCTCCTGGTAAGACAGGTCTGCCAGGACCAAGTGGAGACCCAGGGCcacctgggccacaaggcaaaGATGGTCCTCCGGGGCCACAAGGCCCACCAGGATTTCAAGGACTGCAAGGAACTGTGGGAGAACCAGGCGTGCCAGGACCTCGAGGATTGCCTGGGCTACCTGGAGTCCCTGGGCTCCCTGGTCCAAAAGGCCCACCTGGCCCACCAGGGCCCCCAGGTCCAGGAATGCCAATGGCACTACAAAGTGAACCTACATCAGTGCCCGAGGCTAATG GTTGTTCTCCTCGTTGGAAGAATTATACAGAGAAGTGTTACTACTTTTCAATCGAAAGAGAAATTTTTGAAGAGGCAAAGTTATTCTGTGAAGAGAAGGCATCACGCTTGGTTATCATAAACAACAAAGAGGAACAG CAATGGCTAAAAAGGCAGATTCTTGGGAAAGGCAGCTTCTGGATTGGGCTTACAgattcagagaaggaaaatgaatggAGATGGCTGGATGGATCCTTACCAGTTTACAC aaactggaaaactgGGCAACCTGATAACTGGAGCCATGGGCACGGGCCAGGGGAAGACTGCGCCGGGTTAATCTATGCTGGACTCTGGAATGACTTTTACTGTGAAGATGTGAACAATTTCATTTGTGAAAAAGACATGGACAAAG GTATTTCTCCTCCTGGACTTACAGAACTTGCATAA
- the COLEC12 gene encoding collectin-12 isoform X2, giving the protein MKDDFAEEEEVQSFGYKRFGIQEGTQCTKCKNNWALKFSIILLYILCALLTITVAILGYKVVEKMDNVTGGLETSHRRYTEKLTEVESGLKKLDDQAGQKAMNTNTELSSFRSDILSLRQQLHDIAEKTTRNKDTLEKLQESGNVLDDRQSQMKSILDSNSFMIISVNKTLQAYTGYINNLQQDTSNIQTNLQNQVHSHNVVIMNLNNLNLTQIQQRNLISVLQKSMEDTSLAILRIKNDFQNLQQVVLQARKDTDWLKEKVQNLQTLAANNSALAKANNDTLEDMNNQLSSFSGQMENITTIAQANEQNLKDLQEQHKEYENRTSAKFNQLEERFQVFETDVVNIISNISYTAHHLRTLTGNLNEVRTTCTDTLSKHSDELIFMNSTLANIRLDSTSLKMQQDLMRSRLDVEVANLSVIMEEMKLVDSKHGQLIKNFTILQGPPGPRGPKGDRGPAGPLGPAGLKGQKGEKGEPGPPGPAGEKGPPGPAGPPGEKGGKGSRGSPGSKGQRGSPGKTGLPGPSGDPGPPGPQGKDGPPGPQGPPGFQGLQGTVGEPGVPGPRGLPGLPGVPGLPGPKGPPGPPGPPGPGMPMALQSEPTSVPEANGCSPRWKNYTEKCYYFSIEREIFEEAKLFCEEKASRLVIINNKEEQQWLKRQILGKGSFWIGLTDSEKENEWRWLDGSLPVYTNWKTGQPDNWSHGHGPGEDCAGLIYAGLWNDFYCEDVNNFICEKDMDKAEIFGE; this is encoded by the exons GTATTCAGGAGGGGACTCAATGTaccaaatgtaaaaataattggGCACTGAAGTTTTCCATCATcctattatatattttatgtgcCCTGTTAACAATTACAGTAGCCATTCTGGGATATAAAG TTGTAGAAAAAATGGACAATGTCACAGGTGGCCTGGAAACGTCCCACAGAAGATATACAGAAAAACTCACAGAGGTGGAGAGTGGTCTGAAGAAATTAG ATGACCAAGCTGGACAAAAAGCCATGAATACAAACACTGAACTGTCTAGCTTCAGATCTGATATTCTGTCTCTTCGTCAGCAGCTTCATGACATTGCAGAGAAAACAACTAGAAATAAAGATACACTGGAGAAGCTGCAAGAGTCTGGAAATGTATTAGATGATAGACAGAGCCAAATGAAAAGCATCTTAGATAGCAACTCTTTCATGATTATCAGTGTCAATAAGACTCTTCAGGCATATACTGGCTATATCAACAATCTTCAACAGGACACAAGTAATATCCAAACAAATTTGCAAAACCAAGTGCATTCTCATAATGTGGTCATCATGAACCTGAACAATTTAAACCTGACACAAATACAGCAAAGAAATCTTATCAGTGTTCTGCAGAAGTCAATGGAAGATACAAGTTTGGCTATCCTAAGAATCAAAAATGACTTCCAAAATCTGCAGCAGGTTGTCCTTCAAGCCCGGAAAGACACTGATTGGCTTAAGGAGAAAGTACAAAATTTACAGACTTTAGCAGCCAACAACTCAGCATTGGCAAAAGCTAACAACGATACGCTTGAAGACATGAACAATCAGCTCAGCTCCTTCAGTGGGCAAATGGAGAACATCACCACAATTGCCCAAGCGAACGAACAAAATCTAAAGGATCTCCAGGAACAGcataaagaatatgaaaatagaACTTCTGCCAAATTCAACCAGCTGGAAGAGCGATTCCAGGTCTTTGAGACCGATGTAGTCAATATCATCAGCAACATCAGCTACACTGCCCATCATCTACGGACACTGACTGGCAATCTCAATGAGGTCAGGACAACTTGTACAGACACCTTAAGTAAACATTCAGATGAGCTGATTTTTATGAACAGCACACTAGCCAATATTCGCTTAGACTCTACATCTCTCAAGATGCAGCAGGATTTGATGAGGTCAAGACTAGATGTTGAAGTTGCCAATTTGTCAGTAATTATGGAAGAAATGAAGCTAGTAGATTCCAAACATGGCCAGCTCATCAAGAACTTCACTATCCTGCAAG GTCCTCCTGGTCCAAGGGGACCTAAAGGTGACAGAGGACCTGCAGGTCCTCTCGGCCCCGCTGGTctaaaaggacaaaaaggagagaagggagagccAGGACCTCCAGGACCTGCAGGTGAAAAGGGCCCACCTGGGCCAGCTGGGCCaccaggagaaaaaggagggaaaggtTCGAGAGGATCACCTGGCTCCAAAGGTCAGAGAGGCTCTCCTGGTAAGACAGGTCTGCCAGGACCAAGTGGAGACCCAGGGCcacctgggccacaaggcaaaGATGGTCCTCCGGGGCCACAAGGCCCACCAGGATTTCAAGGACTGCAAGGAACTGTGGGAGAACCAGGCGTGCCAGGACCTCGAGGATTGCCTGGGCTACCTGGAGTCCCTGGGCTCCCTGGTCCAAAAGGCCCACCTGGCCCACCAGGGCCCCCAGGTCCAGGAATGCCAATGGCACTACAAAGTGAACCTACATCAGTGCCCGAGGCTAATG GTTGTTCTCCTCGTTGGAAGAATTATACAGAGAAGTGTTACTACTTTTCAATCGAAAGAGAAATTTTTGAAGAGGCAAAGTTATTCTGTGAAGAGAAGGCATCACGCTTGGTTATCATAAACAACAAAGAGGAACAG CAATGGCTAAAAAGGCAGATTCTTGGGAAAGGCAGCTTCTGGATTGGGCTTACAgattcagagaaggaaaatgaatggAGATGGCTGGATGGATCCTTACCAGTTTACAC aaactggaaaactgGGCAACCTGATAACTGGAGCCATGGGCACGGGCCAGGGGAAGACTGCGCCGGGTTAATCTATGCTGGACTCTGGAATGACTTTTACTGTGAAGATGTGAACAATTTCATTTGTGAAAAAGACATGGACAAAG CTGAAATATTTGGAGAGTAA